The following are encoded together in the Bos mutus isolate GX-2022 chromosome 3, NWIPB_WYAK_1.1, whole genome shotgun sequence genome:
- the LOC102271961 gene encoding calmodulin-1-like, whose amino-acid sequence MRSLGQNPTEAELQDMINEVDADGNGTIDFPEFLTMMARKMKDTDSEEEIREAFRVFNKDGNGYISAAELRHVMTNLGEKLTDEEVDEMIREADIDGDGQVNYEEFVQMMTAK is encoded by the coding sequence ATGAGGTCGTTGGGCCAGAACCCAACAGAAGCCGAATTGCAGGACATGATCAACGAGGTGGACGCTGATGGAAATGGCACCATTGACTTCCCAGaatttttgactatgatggctagaAAAATGAAAGACACCGACAGTGAAGAGGAAATCCGCGAGGCGTTCCGAGTCTTCAATAAGGATGGCAACGGTTACATCAGTGCCGCAGAGCTCCGTCACGTCATGACAAACCTGGGAGAGAAGCTAACAGATGAGGAAGTAGATGAGATGATCAGAGAAGCAGACATCGACGGAGACGGGCAGGTCAACTACGAAGAATTcgtacagatgatgactgcaaaaTGA